The genomic DNA ctagatatacaagctgtccaaacaagactcattgggaggcaaTGGATAGAGTTCTTATATATCTTAATAGAACTATTTCCCTTGGTTTGCATTACTAGAGATTTCTGAGGGTACTCGAtgggtacagtgatgcaagttggatagctaagaaattcGTTTCCAATAGAGTGgttggatatgtgtttacccttgcgggtggagcagtttcctggaagtcttctagacGGACTTTGATTATTTGGTCTACCTTTGAGGAAGAGTTGTTTGCACTAGATGCCACCGGCACGAAGgttgaatggttacatggactgaTGTCAGTATTACATGTAGTAAGCAAACCGTTTTCATCCATTTATGTTtattgtgatagccgtacaactatcgacaagatcaGAATTGTGAAGTATAAtactaaaactaagagacacatccaagttatactaaagtctataaggggtcttgtatccgataggattattgctatagagttcatagaAACTCGAGATAATATAGATGATCTGCTGACTAAGGGGCGTGAGCATGTTATAGTCCTTAAGTCGGGGTTGGGACTGGTAACCCATCATGATTCATCAATAGCGGAAATCCGATatacctgagaggagatccctcaaagtgtattcaatgtggtaataacaagtttTAATGATGAATTagtagtacctctaccatatactTTTAGATACTcatgtatctgagtctatcccccGTAAATTTTAAGAGGTACTagaactgctagttagcaagagtttaTTAAACTCTGATGGAAACAGTTTTGGATCAGAATTTGCTATACGAATATACCAAATACTGTGTCATAATTTACtaactctgaatggggtcaagtcgttAGACGAGATATTGGTAGTACATCTTTGGAGATACTCAGCTAAGGGAATGTAATTGTGAGGTCGCAGTTAGAGAAAAGGGTTATTCCtcgaagcattcgacgaacatgATTGAGATATGATCataacgtctcaaagccgtagatctGCACAATAGCCTTTTGACTTGTCGgcgtctatggagtgtggttacaccaaaAAGATAAAAATTCAAGGTGAAATATTCCATCTATATCCGGTTGCCATCGAAGTAGGGGACTTAGGAGGGTCCAAACTCGAAAGGGCaccgactctgaaaagcaagtcatgataaaatctaaTATGCATTTCTCTATGAATTTGTGGGGGATTATTAGAAAATGGTAAAGTTCAAGACACTAATCAGGTGTGTTCTTGATGAAATTACCGAAAACTAATAAATAAAAATTGTTACTTTTCATAAGAAcgtaaactttcatgtttggatttAAGAGAgtttcttagtgtaatccatgAAGAAATCAGAGAAAAGTTGCTTATTTGTATAAATTTTATTTCAGTTTTAGTTGACAAGTGAGATGTGAATTCTCTTGACATACTCAAGGAACTTGAATATAAACTCAGGGCTTGTGAGGCTGATCATGGGACCTGAGCATAGGCTCAGGCTTGTGAATCTGAAAATTGGGACTCCTTGTAGTGCTCATGACTTAGCTTAGGCCTTGAGCTTTTATTACACTATATCAATCTGAGGGGAAACTCAATACCAAAACtaatttaatgaatatttataaataagcttgttgtgtatatatatatatatatatatatattatatctaaatgaggattattattatttttataatattaataagTGACTTGTGATATGAATAGGATTGAGATATATACAATTAGAGACGTTACTTTTCAAGGAAAAGTGAAAACCATAACCACTCATCTCTAATATCTCATCTCTCTCACACTATCACATATACATACAAGATACATAAATTTCTTGGTGAATTGAGCTAGTTGTTCTTGGTGAATTGAGCTAGTTGTTGGTCATTATTGAGCTTTGTCTGTGAACAAATCGTATCATGCAAGTGATATTGCGGCAACTCATCATAATTTAAatggggcaataatctcttcaagaacatcCAAGTCTTCTCGagggtttggcgactcagttGGTTCTCGAAGTTCTCGAATTCTGATAAAACTTCATATAGCTAATATAGCTAAGTGATTTCCTCTTTTCTCATTTCAATGTAGTTGCTGGTTATAGGTAATTTCGACTTTCGTGATTATTTCGTTATTTGATTTTATTTGCTTGATCTTGTTAATTTGTGttatatataattatttcatTGTTGTGTTTTTAGttaatattcacaacacaaagtTGACGAGTCGTTGGATTCTATATATTgtaagtaattataaaactagACATTGAATTTAAACGGAAGGATATTAGTAGACATAAAGCCAATTCCAATAGAATTTTACAAATGAACTATGAATACATACAATATACATCGACGTAAATTGTTCGCCATCAGGCTTTCAGAGACTAGCCGGATAATGTGACATATGTGATGGCTTACCAAGTATACATATCAGAATATCCGTGTACATATCAGTACTCCAGTTTTATAACTTCACCCACATCAAACTCCACAAAGGTCGTCTTCCCAAAAATGCTCAACGATACTTTAAGCTGCAAGAAAAGATTTTTCAGAAATATTAGTGACTATAAAGGCTTCTGTATCAGGATAACATGGGATATTTTTTGATGAACATACGGAAGATTTATTAAAATATTGAAACCCAGCTCACCGGACAAATCTCTAAATCGTCAAATACAATACGAATGTGAAACAAAAGACAAGCTAAATAAATATCTAATTCGTTCTCAGATTGCTTAACACATTTGATAAATAAATTCTTTAACCTAAAAAGTATTATGATGATTTAGATAGAGTTGTATTATACAACCATATAATTGATGAATATTATAATGATGAATATCACATCACATACATgctaaaaaaaatcatttaaaaggATGCCAAGGAAAAAACAAAAAACAGAGAGGCAAATGCTCATGCAATCTCAGGGAATTAATATTAAGGCAGCTTACCTTCCCCGTTTCACTGTCTACCTCCTCAAGCATGCCTGTGAAATCTGTAAATGGGCCTGATATAACTTGAAGTGCAGTACCTGGAACTAGGAGCTCATATTTCTTTTCTGCAGCAAGATAACTAGCAAGTGCCTCAGATACAGTATTACTATCAATATTCCTGGAAGATCGAAAAATTAGTAATGACGAGTTGGATGCAACAAGATAGAGAAAAGAAGCGCATGTACCTCGAAGGCGAAGTTGAAGCCATTACAAATCTGGTGTAGAGCTCAAAAACTTATTATAAGGTTTGCTTGAGAAGCCCGTGAATTTATATAGGGAAACAAACTAGGGTTTGTGTGCAAGATAGGGGTTGAGTATGCATTTATATATTGGATTGTGATCGGATTTTTTACTCACCAAAATTCCGAATCACGATTCATTTATATATACTAGTTTACGGCCCATGCTATGCACGGGTCTtagttaatatttatatatttttaattttattttatataattttattaagattctatataaatatttaaatatttaaatactaaataatgattatataattataatttcaagttaggttcaaatagtataaataatagtatatgattgattaaacttattcataaataataatgtaaatgtttgttgttggtgaGTGAGATTCGAATTTGAAAACTTATATGTacttttataaataatataaatgtttgttgttaaggggattcgaacctgagaacttatatgtatttttataaataataatataaatatttgttgttgacgggattcgaacctgagaacttgtgGAGTGTATTTTGTTAGTATGTAGATCTAACggctctgattatttgatgaagaaaatCCGACGGTCATAATGTAAAGGGATAACCAAAATAAGGGGTcaaccaaactacaaattatatctcattccggctattataatatagtatagatagattatctagtatatttttaaaattgtcaAACTTAGATTGAAAGTcgtgttttaaaatgaaaaacGAGTTGCACATTCTTTTA from Apium graveolens cultivar Ventura chromosome 5, ASM990537v1, whole genome shotgun sequence includes the following:
- the LOC141724078 gene encoding uncharacterized protein LOC141724078, with translation MASTSPSRNIDSNTVSEALASYLAAEKKYELLVPGTALQVISGPFTDFTGMLEEVDSETGKLKVSLSIFGKTTFVEFDVGEVIKLEY